A window of Thioalbus denitrificans genomic DNA:
AACCTGCGACCCCTGCAATCATGGTAGCAGAGGTCCGCCCTGCGCCACGGGTACTCCGGCCCTGCTGGTGCGCAGCCATGGGGCCGCGCATCCGGTTATGCCCCTTGATTCGCCGGCCGGAGACCGGCCGTCACGGCGGTCGCGGCTCAGGAGGCGGCCAGGGCGACCGCTTCCTGCACGTCCACCGAAACCAGGCGCGAAACGCCCGGCTCCTGCATCGTGACCCCGGAGAGGTGCTGGGCCATCTCCATGGTGGTCTTGTTGTGGGTGATGAATACGAACTGTACCCGCTCCGACATCTCCTTGACCATGGTGCAGAAACGCCCCACGTTGGCGTCGTCCAGCGGTGCGTCCACCTCGTCGAGCATACAGAAGGGAGCCGGGTTGAGCTCGAAGATGGAGAACACCAGCGCAACGGCGGTCAGCGCCTTCTCGCCGCCGGAGAGCAGGTGGATGGTGCTGTTGCGCTTGCCCGGCGGCCTGGCCATGATGGATACGCCCGCGTCGAGCACGTCCTCCCCGGTCAGCTCCAGGTAGGCGTGTCCCCCGCCGAACAGGCGCGGGAACATCTGCTTGAGCCCGTCGTTGACCTTGTCGAAGGTTTCCCGGAAGCGGGTGCGGGTCTCGCGGTCGATCCTGCGGATGGCGTTTTCCAGGGTCTCGAGCGCCTCGGTCAGGTCCGCGTGCTGCGAATCGAGATAGGTCTTGCGCTCCGACTGGACCTTGTACTCGTCGATGGCGGCCAGGTTGATGGGCCCCAGGCGCTGGATCCGGTTGTTCACCTGCTCCAGGGACTGCTCCCACTCGGCCTCCGCGGCCGTTTCCGGCAGCTCCTCCAGCAGGGGCTGGACCTCGAAGCCGCCCTGGATCACCTGCTCCTCCAGGGTCTGCCGACGCACCTTCAGCTCCTGCCAGCGCATGCGCGCCTGCTCCAGCTCCGCGCGCACCTCGGCCACCCGCTGATCGGTGCCGCCGCGGGAGGATTCCAGCTCGCGCAGCTGATGCTCGATGCCTTCCAGCCCGGCGCGCGCCGCGCTCAGCTCCTTCTCCACCTGCAGGCGCCGGTCCAGCAGCTGCTCCAGCTCCCGGTTCAGATCGGTGATGGGCGACTCGCACTCGGTGAGCTGGCGCAGCAGCGCCTCGCGCCGTTCCGCCAGCCCTTCCAGCTGCGCCTCCATGCGCTCCAGCCCCCGGCGGGTGGAATCCACCTGGGTGTGCAGGGAGCGGGTTTCCAGCGCCAGCTGGTGCACCTTGTCGCGGTCGCCGGCGGCACGCTGCCGCGCCTCCTGCAGCTGGGCCCGCAACGCATCGCGCCGGGCCACCTGCGCCTCGCGCCGGGCCTCGTGCTCCGCCATTGCCTCCAGCGCCGTCTCCAGGGCGCCGCGGGCCTCGTTCACCTCGCGCTCGCTCTGGGCGATGTGCTCGCGGCCCTCGACGATCTCCGACTCGATGCGCTCGAGCCGCGATCGGAACTGCTCCAGCCGCGCCTGGCGGCCGCTCAGCTGGGCGCGCAGGTCGGCATGGCGGCGGCCGAGCTGGGTGGCGTCATGCTGCAGCGTGTCGCGCTGCTCCTCCAGCCCGCGCAGCGTCTCGCGGCCCTGCTCCAGGGATTCGGCCAGCTCCGCGGTCAGCTCGGAGACCCGGTCGAGCTCCGCCTCCAGCCGCTCCAGCTCCTGCTCGCGGGCCAGGACACCGGCCTGCTCATCCTGTTCGCGGCTGACCCGCAGCCAGCCCCGCCCCAGCCAGAGGCCGTCGCGGGTAATCACCGATTCCCGCGGGCCGAGCTCGCCGTGCAGGGCCAGGGCGGCGGCCAGGTCTTCCACCGCATGGACGCCGTCCAGGAGCGACTCCAGGGGCCAGGGGGCGCGCACCAGGCTCGCCAGCGGCACCGCGCCGGCCCGGGCCGCGCCGGAACCGGCGGCGGCCGTGGCCGTGTCGAAAAAGGTGAGCCGTCCCTTGCCCAGGCTCTCCAGGGCATCGGCCACCGAGGCCAGCCCGTCCACGCAGACCGCCTGCAGGTTGTGGCCCAGGACCGTTTCCACGGCCGGCTCCCAACCTTCGCTGACCCGAAGCCCCTCGGCCAGGCGCTGGCGCCCCTCCAGGCCCTGCCTGCGCAGCCACTCCGCGGCGGCGCCCGAACCCTTGCCGAGGGCCGCCTGCTGCAGGGCCTCGAGGGAGGCGTGGCGGCCGCGCAGCTGCTGCTGGCGGCTGCGCGCCGTGTCGAGCTCGGTGGTGATGTGGCGGTTCTGCTCCCGGCGGGCGGTGATGGAACCGTTCACCTCGGCGAGGCGGGCCTGGAGCCGCTCCATCTCCTCGTCCAGCTTCTCCTGCTCCGCCTCCAGGCGGGCGATCTCCAGTTCCAGGTCGCCGGGGCTGAGCGCCGCCCGCTCCTGGTCGAGCCGGCCGAGCCGGTGCTGGTGGGTATGAATCTGCTGTTCCAGGTGCTGGATCCGGGTCCGCTCCACCTGGGCGCGCTGGGACGGGGTGGATGAGCTCTCGGTGAAGGCGTCCCACTCCGCCTGCCAGGTCTGCATCGACTCCTCGGCCTCGCCCAGCCGCAGGGCCGAGATCTCCTCCGCCTCGCGGGCCTCCTCCAGGGCCGGATCCAGCCCGGCGAGGCGGGTCTCGAACTCCCCGATGCGGCGCTGATCGGTCTCGAGGTGATGCTGCAGATCCTGCCAGACCCGCTCGGCCTGCTTCAGGTCGTTGTCCAGCTCGGCGCGGCGTTCGCGGTTGTGCTGGATGGCCTGCTCCACGCGGGCGATGTCCGCGCCCAGGCCGTAGAAGCGGCCCTGCACCTCGGAGAGGGTGTCGCCGGCCTCGGTGTGGGCGGCGCGCAGCTTCTCCATCTCGCTGTCCACGGAGCGCAGGCGGGCAATCTCCCCTTCCAGCCGGGTATCGGCCGCGCGGATGGCCTGCTCGCTCTCGCCCACCGCCTGGTCAAGACTGCGCCAGCGCAGCGCCTGCAGCTGTGCGCGCAGCAGCCGCTCCTCCTGCTTGAGCTCCTTGTAGCGCTCGGCGGCGCGGGCCTGGCGCTGGAGATGGTGCAGCTGCTTGTCGAGCTCCTCGCGCAGGTCGTTGAGGCGATCGAGGTTGTCCCGGGTATGGCTCATCCGGTTCTCGGTCTCGCGGCGGCGCTCCTTGTACTTGGAGATGCCCGCGGCCTCCTCGAAAAACACCCGCAACTCCACCGGCTTGGCCTCCACCAGGCGGGAGATCATGCCCTGCTCGATGATGGAGTAGCTGCGCGGTCCCAGGCCGGTACCGAGGAAGATGTCGGTGATGTCGCGCCGCCGGCAGCGGGCGCCGTTCAGGTAGTAGTTGGACTGGCCGTCGCGGGACACCAGGCGCTTGATGGAGATCTCGTTGAACTGGGCGTACTGGCCGCCGAGCTTGTTCTCGGTGTTGTCGAACACCAGCTCGATGGAGGCCTGCCCCACCGGCTTGCGGGAGGTGGAGCCGTTGAAGATGACGTCGGTCATCGAGTCGCCGCGCAGGTTCTTGGCGGAGGACTCGCCCATCACCCAGCGCACCGCGTCGATGACGTTGGACTTGCCGCAGCCGTTCGGGCCCACGACACCCACCAGGTTGCTGGGGATGTGCACGGTGGTGGGGTCCACGAAGGACTTGAAGCCGGCGAGCTTGATCTTCTTCAGGCGCATGGAAGCGAAAGATACCAGCACCCGGCCCCGCGCAAAAGACGGCGCCCTGCCCGGCCCGGGCATCTTGGCCCTCCGGGACGGCCCCAATAGACAGGATTTACAGGATTTTTCTGGATTTACAGGATATTGTTGGGATGGGTGTTCAGTGAGTGCGTGATGGGTGATGGGTGTTCAGTGAGTGCGTGATGGGTGATGGGTGATGGGTGATGGGTGATGCGTGAGTGCGTGAGTGCGTGAGTGCGTGAGTGCGTGAGTGCGTGATGCGTGATGCGTGAGTGCGTGATGCGTGATGCGTGATGGTTGCGCTGTAGGGTCGGATTCATCCGACCTGGCAGGGCGTTGAACCCCGGCACCCTTGTCCGGAGGCGACACACTCCCTTCACCCTTCACCCTTCACGTAATCTGCGTAATCTGCGTAATCTGCGGTTACAACAATAAATCTTCACCACGAAGGTCACGAAGAAGAACGCGAAGAGAGGCTGTGTGTAACGGACCGGTGGCTCATCGCTGCCCGGGGCGGGCATACACAGACAATCCTGTCTATTCGGTTCCAGAGGTGGGCACCGCGCATCCTCCGGTTTGAGCCGCCCCCATCACTCCTCCCCCCACGTGTTCCCCCGCCCGGCCGTATCCCGTATCCTTTTACCCTTCACCTTTTATCATTCACCCTTTATCTGAAGCCGTCATGTCCACCCAGCCCAGCAAAGACCTCGAAACCTTCCCCAACCCGGCGCCCGAGCGTGACTACACCATCCGCATCCGGGTCCCGGAGTTCACCTGCCTGTGCCCCAAGACCGGCCAGCCCGACTTCGCCACCCTGCAGCTGGAGTACGTGCCCCATGACCGCTGCGTGGAGCTGAAGTCCCTCAAGCTCTACGTCTGGTCCTTCCGGGAGGAAGGCGCGTTCCACGAGGCGGTGACCAATCGCATCCTCGCCGACCTGGTGGAGGCCTGCGAACCCCGCTTCATGCGCCTGACCGCGGAGTTCAACGTCCGCGGCGGCGTCTACACCACCGTGGTGGCCGAGCACCGCAGCGACAGCTGGGTGGCCCCGAGCCCCGTCACCCTGCCTTGATCCGTTTTTTCACCACGAAGGCACGAAGGACACGAAGAAGAGAAAAGGATAAACCGTTCAACCGCAGATTTTCGCTGATTATCGTGGATTGACACGCGGCTATCGGCAAGCTGCCCGGTTGGTGCTGGATATGCGACTCGTCGCAGTCCCAGTGGCACTGCAACAGGTCTCCACCCCTCCGGGCTGTTTACCACCGATGAGCAGGGCAGTGTTACCGGTAATCAACGAGAATCAACGCCAATCTGCGGTTAAACAGTCTTTACGAACTTCGTGCCTTCGTGCCTTCGTGGTGAGATCTGAATCGATACTGGAGAAACAAGCATGCCCGGAAATCCCGTCACCGGCGCCGGCGCCCTGCTCCGGGGGTTCGGACTGATTCTCCGTCCCGGCCTGCGCCGCTACGTGATCGTGCCGCTGGCCATCAACATCGCGCTCTTCGGCGCCGGCATCTGGTATGCCTTCAGCTGGCTGGAAGCGCTCTCGGCCTGGGTCCAGGGCTACCTGCCCGGCTGGCTCGACTGGCTCACCTGGCTGCTCTGGCCCCTGTTCATCATCAGCGCCCTGCTGCTGGTCTTCTACGGCTTCTCCCTGCTGGCGAACCTCGTCGCCGCCCCCTTCAACGGGCTGCTGGCGGAGCGGGTGGAGCTGCTGCTCACCGGCAGGACGGCCGCTGATGGCGGCGGCTGGCGCAAGGCACTGGCCGAATTCCTGCCCATGCTGGCCAACGAGCTGCGCAAGCTGCTCTACATGGCGGCCTGGAGCCTGCCCTTCCTGCTGCTGTTCGTCATCCCGGTCATCAACCTCGCCGCGCCGTTCCTGTGGCTCGCCTTCAGCGCCTGGATGCTGGCGCTGGAGTACACCGACTATCCCATGGGCAACCACGGCATCGGCTTCCGCGACCTGCGCCGCCGCCTGCGCCGGCAGCGCCTGCTCTCCCTGGGCTTCGGCGGCGCCGTCCTGGCCGGCACGGTCATCCCGCTGGTGAACCTGGTGGTGATGCCCGCCGCGGTGGCCGGCGCCACGGCGCTATGGGTGGAAAAGTACTCGAAGGAAGGAGAGTAACTTACTAATAAACAATGGCTAATGGATAAGGGTCAATGGATAAAGGTGGCTGGAGTCAGCAGGGGCCATCACGCCGACTCCATGTTTTAACCCTTTTCCATTATCCATTGACCATTATCCCTTCTTATCCCGCGACCCACAGCAGCACGCCGTAGCGTCCCGCCTTGCCCGCCGCGATGAACAGCGTCGCGGCCGGGAGCCCCACCCGCAGCCAGCCGGCGGCCAGGCACAGGGGATCACCCACCACCGGCAACCAGGAGAGGAGCAGAATCGGCGAGCCGTGGCGCTGGAGCCACGCCAGCGCCCGGCGCTGGGCGGGCCTGGCCAGCGCCTCGCCCGGCCAGCGCCGGGCCAGCCACCAGCCCAGGAGCCAGGAGGTGAGCCCCCCGAGGGTGTTGCCGAGAGTGGCGACCGCCAGCAGCGTCAGCGCCGGCGTTTCATCCGCATGCGCGAGGTAGAGCAGCACCACCTCGGATCCGC
This region includes:
- the queF gene encoding preQ(1) synthase, which encodes MSTQPSKDLETFPNPAPERDYTIRIRVPEFTCLCPKTGQPDFATLQLEYVPHDRCVELKSLKLYVWSFREEGAFHEAVTNRILADLVEACEPRFMRLTAEFNVRGGVYTTVVAEHRSDSWVAPSPVTLP
- a CDS encoding YqaA family protein, with translation MSLWGLFASGFLSSTLLPGGSEVVLLYLAHADETPALTLLAVATLGNTLGGLTSWLLGWWLARRWPGEALARPAQRRALAWLQRHGSPILLLSWLPVVGDPLCLAAGWLRVGLPAATLFIAAGKAGRYGVLLWVAG
- the cysZ gene encoding sulfate transporter CysZ, with the protein product MPGNPVTGAGALLRGFGLILRPGLRRYVIVPLAINIALFGAGIWYAFSWLEALSAWVQGYLPGWLDWLTWLLWPLFIISALLLVFYGFSLLANLVAAPFNGLLAERVELLLTGRTAADGGGWRKALAEFLPMLANELRKLLYMAAWSLPFLLLFVIPVINLAAPFLWLAFSAWMLALEYTDYPMGNHGIGFRDLRRRLRRQRLLSLGFGGAVLAGTVIPLVNLVVMPAAVAGATALWVEKYSKEGE
- the smc gene encoding chromosome segregation protein SMC, which encodes MRLKKIKLAGFKSFVDPTTVHIPSNLVGVVGPNGCGKSNVIDAVRWVMGESSAKNLRGDSMTDVIFNGSTSRKPVGQASIELVFDNTENKLGGQYAQFNEISIKRLVSRDGQSNYYLNGARCRRRDITDIFLGTGLGPRSYSIIEQGMISRLVEAKPVELRVFFEEAAGISKYKERRRETENRMSHTRDNLDRLNDLREELDKQLHHLQRQARAAERYKELKQEERLLRAQLQALRWRSLDQAVGESEQAIRAADTRLEGEIARLRSVDSEMEKLRAAHTEAGDTLSEVQGRFYGLGADIARVEQAIQHNRERRAELDNDLKQAERVWQDLQHHLETDQRRIGEFETRLAGLDPALEEAREAEEISALRLGEAEESMQTWQAEWDAFTESSSTPSQRAQVERTRIQHLEQQIHTHQHRLGRLDQERAALSPGDLELEIARLEAEQEKLDEEMERLQARLAEVNGSITARREQNRHITTELDTARSRQQQLRGRHASLEALQQAALGKGSGAAAEWLRRQGLEGRQRLAEGLRVSEGWEPAVETVLGHNLQAVCVDGLASVADALESLGKGRLTFFDTATAAAGSGAARAGAVPLASLVRAPWPLESLLDGVHAVEDLAAALALHGELGPRESVITRDGLWLGRGWLRVSREQDEQAGVLAREQELERLEAELDRVSELTAELAESLEQGRETLRGLEEQRDTLQHDATQLGRRHADLRAQLSGRQARLEQFRSRLERIESEIVEGREHIAQSEREVNEARGALETALEAMAEHEARREAQVARRDALRAQLQEARQRAAGDRDKVHQLALETRSLHTQVDSTRRGLERMEAQLEGLAERREALLRQLTECESPITDLNRELEQLLDRRLQVEKELSAARAGLEGIEHQLRELESSRGGTDQRVAEVRAELEQARMRWQELKVRRQTLEEQVIQGGFEVQPLLEELPETAAEAEWEQSLEQVNNRIQRLGPINLAAIDEYKVQSERKTYLDSQHADLTEALETLENAIRRIDRETRTRFRETFDKVNDGLKQMFPRLFGGGHAYLELTGEDVLDAGVSIMARPPGKRNSTIHLLSGGEKALTAVALVFSIFELNPAPFCMLDEVDAPLDDANVGRFCTMVKEMSERVQFVFITHNKTTMEMAQHLSGVTMQEPGVSRLVSVDVQEAVALAAS